The Trichomycterus rosablanca isolate fTriRos1 chromosome 22, fTriRos1.hap1, whole genome shotgun sequence genome has a window encoding:
- the atxn2l gene encoding ataxin-2-like protein isoform X1 encodes MSFRRQNQQSGPGGRKTSNGPSGSVGMPSTVPGSNATRSAVGRNRNSVKPPSQSSPVFEGVYNNSRMLHFLTAIVGSRCDVRVKNGSVYEGIFKTLSSKCELAVDAVHKLRSEDRDGSGSGVSTHPKREEITDIMIFSPIDLITMTCRDVDLNYAIRDTFTDSAISSSKINGDQREKVLQRWDGGDSNGENYDLDADASNGWDASEMFRFNEETYGVKSTYDSSLSMYTVPLERGSSDGFRQREARAARLASEIEASSQYRHRVALENDEGRSEEDKYSAVTRDGGDRERGSPGCSSSGSREGKYIPLPQRAREREMGGSKVERGGASTIPNRTNRPANSSSSPRPLPSGSSQPAPSSDRTSPLSVRGGYSPHPPQCSPPAQPQTLETGHASPPAAHLIPHSLLESTQSVNGVSSRTSPKSQRPSQTRSSRTVNSHLSHTVSYSPKPDAPIQDLSLAAPAYLDTSVVATVTTKPPGPIPLFPVDVNEILSKERTEGPASPHEIKNSKAASLQQRSQIEELRKFGKEFRLLSSSSPSSSSTSITASDHAQPSPTQSTQTDPSPSTVSLTTPPRELPSDEMTRETSSESLAASSPPSSMASITPTATPGGSSQSSIAEGHITVHPQPARTAGKEDGRPETVERAEGVTEQIKKSTLNPNAKEFNPAKAPLSLVKPSATPTPPRPTPPSPSVVLPPAGQGAIYSPQYLSYVSTIPIQGHSVQAPQMYQYTVSTMSQGKYPRAKGSVVAPRTDHNSSAPPMIQTAASAAGPPLVASPYPQSYLQYGQVIPAMPHYPGQPMYSMIQSGARMLTSGGHPQSLGPPGPQYPGQTEGPPGAQQGMYAPQSFSHHSGSMHPPQPSSTPTGSQPPPQHPAPSPGQSGQSGPQPQTLYHSAPLSAPTPPNMPPGHSSPQASYPIQGYSLTGHQPLPHPYSSIGQLTQAHVTGALSGPHHSGGHGPPPMMLLHAPPPPQQGSGPGPQHPSHAPPPPQQGSHQPYSYIGHPQAVQVQPHPSQQLPFHPTGN; translated from the exons TGTGAGCTGGCAGTAGACGCTGTGCACAAGTTAAGAAGTGAGGATAGGGATGGCAGTGGAAGTGGTGTGTCCACGCACCCCAAGAGGGAGGAGATCACAGACATCATGATTTTTAGCCCTATTGACCTGATCACTATGACCTGCAGAGACGTGGACCTCAACTATGCGATAAGAG ATACTTTTACAGACTCTGCAATTAGCTCGTCCAAAATAAATGGTGATCAAAGAGAGAAGGTGCTTCAGAGGTGGGATGGAGGAGACAGCAATGGAGAAAATTATGATTTGGATGCAGACGCT TCTAATGGCTGGGATGCCAGTGAAATGTTTCGCTTCAATGAAGAAACATACGGGGTGAAGTCTACCTATGACTCTAGCCTCTCAATGTACAC GGTTCCCTTAGAGCGTGGTAGCTCAGATGGTTTCAGGCAGCGAGAGGCACGAGCTGCGCGCCTGGCCAGTGAGATTGAGGCAAGTTCACAGTACCGGCATAGGGTGGCTCTGGAAAACGATGAAGGGAGGAGTGAAGAGGATAAGTACAGTGCAGTGACGCGAGATGGAGGGGACAGAGAAAGAGGAAGCCCTGGCTGCTCCAGTTCTGGTAGCAG GGAAGGCAAGTACATTCCTTTACCTCagagggcgagagagagagaaatgggTGGATCCAAAGTTGAAAGAGGTGGCGCGTCCACTATTCCTAATCGAACAAATCGACCTGCTAACTCAAGCTCCTCCCCCAGGCCTCTCCCTTCTGGCAGCAGTCAGCCTGCCCCATCTTCTGACAGAACTAGTCCATTGTCAGTCAGAGGAGGGTACTCTCCTCACCCTCCACAGTGTAGTCCACCTGCTCAGCCCCAGACTCTGGAGACTGGCCATGCCAGTCCTCCTGCCGCACACCTGATACCCCATTCCCTCTTAGAGTCAACACAATCTGTTAATGGAG tgtCGTCCAGAACGTCCCCTAAATCTCAGAGGCCTTCACAGACTAGAAGTTCACGCACGGTTAACTCTCATTTATCACATACAG TCTCTTATTCCCCCAAACCTGATGCACCCATCCAGGATTTGTCTCTGGCTGCTCCTGCATACCTGGACACCTCTGTAGTTGCCACGGTGACCACAAAACCCCCTGGTCCTATACCTCTTTTTCCTGTAGATG TAAATGAGATATTATCTAAGGAGAGGACCGAGGGCCCTGCCAGTCCACATGAAATCAAGAACAGCAAag CTGCTTCACTTCAGCAGAGGTCACAAATAGAGGAACTCCGTAAATTTGGAAAGGAATTTAGG CTGCTGTCCAGCTCCTCTCCCTCTAGTTCTAGTACTTCCATTACAGCCAGTGATCATGCTCAACCAAGCCCCacccaaagcacacagacaGACCCCAGCCCATCCACAGTCTCACTCACAACTCCTCCACGTGAGCTTCCGTCTGATGAAATGACCAGAGAAACAAGTTCTGAAAGTTTGGCTGCATCATCCCCACCATCCAGCATGGCCAGTATCACTCCCACAGCTACGCCTGGTGGTTCCTCACAATCTTCAATTGCTGAAGGGCATATAACAGTTCACCCCCAACCTGCAAGAACCGCAGGCAAGGAGGATGGCAGGCCAGAGACTGTGGAGAGAGCCGAGGGTGTGACTGA gcaaataaaaaaatccacacTAAACCCGAATGCCAAAGAATTTAATCCTGCTAAGGCCCCCCTCAGTTTG GTGAAGCCCTCGGCAACCCCCACACCCCCTCGACCTACACCTCCAAGCCCCTCAGTGGTGCTACCTCCTGCAGGGCAAGGAGCCATCTATAGTCCTCAGTATCTAAGCTATGTCTCAACCATACCGATACAGGGTCATTCCGTacag GCTCCTCAAATGTACCAGTATACTGTGTCTACCATGAGCCAGGGCAAATACCCCAGAGCTAAAG GCTCAGTGGTTGCACCACGAACAGACCACAACTCATCAGCGCCTCCTATGATCCAGACAGCAGCTTCTGCTGCAGGTCCTCCCCTAGTGGCTTCTCCTTACCCACAGTCCTACCTGCAGTATGGTCAGGTTATTCCTGCTATGCCCCACTACCCTGGACAG CCCATGTACTCCATGATTCAGAGTGGAGCACGCATGCTAACTTCAGGGGGACATCCACAATCACTGGGGCCCCCTGGTCCTCAATACCCCGGCCAGACTGAGGGTCCTCCAGGAGCCCAACAAGGCATGTACG CACCTCAGTCATTCTCTCATCACTCAGGCTCCATGCATCCTCCTCAGCCTTCAAGCACTCCAACTGGGAGCCAACCACCCCCACAACACCCTGCCCCCAGCCCGGGACAG tCCGGACAGTCAGGTCCACAGCCCCAGACTCTGTACCATTCAGCTCCCCTGTCAGCTCCTACTCCCCCTAACATGCCTCCAGGCCACAGCTCTCCCCAAGCCTCCTACCCTATTCAGGGTTATAGTTTAACAGGCCACCAGCCATTACCCCACCCCTACTCTTCCATTGGACAGTTAACACAG GCTCATGTAACAGGAGCTCTGTCAGGTCCCCATCACTCTGGGGGTCATGGTCCTCCTCCTATGATGCTACTTCAtgctcctcctccacctcagcaAGGTTCTGGCCCTGGCCCCCAGCACCCCTCTCATGCACCTCCACCGCCTCAGCAAGGATCTCATCAGCCCTACTCCTACATCGGACACCCCCAGG CCGTGCAGGTGCAACCCCACCCTTCCCAGCAACTGCCCTTCCACCCTACTGGAAACTGA
- the atxn2l gene encoding ataxin-2-like protein isoform X2, with protein MSFRRQNQQSGPGGRKTSNGPSGSVGMPSTVPGSNATRSAVGRNRNSVKPPSQSSPVFEGVYNNSRMLHFLTAIVGSRCDVRVKNGSVYEGIFKTLSSKCELAVDAVHKLRSEDRDGSGSGVSTHPKREEITDIMIFSPIDLITMTCRDVDLNYAIRDTFTDSAISSSKINGDQREKVLQRWDGGDSNGENYDLDADASNGWDASEMFRFNEETYGVKSTYDSSLSMYTVPLERGSSDGFRQREARAARLASEIEASSQYRHRVALENDEGRSEEDKYSAVTRDGGDRERGSPGCSSSGSREGKYIPLPQRAREREMGGSKVERGGASTIPNRTNRPANSSSSPRPLPSGSSQPAPSSDRTSPLSVRGGYSPHPPQCSPPAQPQTLETGHASPPAAHLIPHSLLESTQSVNGVSSRTSPKSQRPSQTRSSRTVNSHLSHTVSYSPKPDAPIQDLSLAAPAYLDTSVVATVTTKPPGPIPLFPVDVNEILSKERTEGPASPHEIKNSKAASLQQRSQIEELRKFGKEFRLLSSSSPSSSSTSITASDHAQPSPTQSTQTDPSPSTVSLTTPPRELPSDEMTRETSSESLAASSPPSSMASITPTATPGGSSQSSIAEGHITVHPQPARTAGKEDGRPETVERAEGVTEQIKKSTLNPNAKEFNPAKAPLSLVKPSATPTPPRPTPPSPSVVLPPAGQGAIYSPQYLSYVSTIPIQGHSVQAPQMYQYTVSTMSQGKYPRAKGSVVAPRTDHNSSAPPMIQTAASAAGPPLVASPYPQSYLQYGQVIPAMPHYPGQPMYSMIQSGARMLTSGGHPQSLGPPGPQYPGQTEGPPGAQQAPQSFSHHSGSMHPPQPSSTPTGSQPPPQHPAPSPGQSGQSGPQPQTLYHSAPLSAPTPPNMPPGHSSPQASYPIQGYSLTGHQPLPHPYSSIGQLTQAHVTGALSGPHHSGGHGPPPMMLLHAPPPPQQGSGPGPQHPSHAPPPPQQGSHQPYSYIGHPQAVQVQPHPSQQLPFHPTGN; from the exons TGTGAGCTGGCAGTAGACGCTGTGCACAAGTTAAGAAGTGAGGATAGGGATGGCAGTGGAAGTGGTGTGTCCACGCACCCCAAGAGGGAGGAGATCACAGACATCATGATTTTTAGCCCTATTGACCTGATCACTATGACCTGCAGAGACGTGGACCTCAACTATGCGATAAGAG ATACTTTTACAGACTCTGCAATTAGCTCGTCCAAAATAAATGGTGATCAAAGAGAGAAGGTGCTTCAGAGGTGGGATGGAGGAGACAGCAATGGAGAAAATTATGATTTGGATGCAGACGCT TCTAATGGCTGGGATGCCAGTGAAATGTTTCGCTTCAATGAAGAAACATACGGGGTGAAGTCTACCTATGACTCTAGCCTCTCAATGTACAC GGTTCCCTTAGAGCGTGGTAGCTCAGATGGTTTCAGGCAGCGAGAGGCACGAGCTGCGCGCCTGGCCAGTGAGATTGAGGCAAGTTCACAGTACCGGCATAGGGTGGCTCTGGAAAACGATGAAGGGAGGAGTGAAGAGGATAAGTACAGTGCAGTGACGCGAGATGGAGGGGACAGAGAAAGAGGAAGCCCTGGCTGCTCCAGTTCTGGTAGCAG GGAAGGCAAGTACATTCCTTTACCTCagagggcgagagagagagaaatgggTGGATCCAAAGTTGAAAGAGGTGGCGCGTCCACTATTCCTAATCGAACAAATCGACCTGCTAACTCAAGCTCCTCCCCCAGGCCTCTCCCTTCTGGCAGCAGTCAGCCTGCCCCATCTTCTGACAGAACTAGTCCATTGTCAGTCAGAGGAGGGTACTCTCCTCACCCTCCACAGTGTAGTCCACCTGCTCAGCCCCAGACTCTGGAGACTGGCCATGCCAGTCCTCCTGCCGCACACCTGATACCCCATTCCCTCTTAGAGTCAACACAATCTGTTAATGGAG tgtCGTCCAGAACGTCCCCTAAATCTCAGAGGCCTTCACAGACTAGAAGTTCACGCACGGTTAACTCTCATTTATCACATACAG TCTCTTATTCCCCCAAACCTGATGCACCCATCCAGGATTTGTCTCTGGCTGCTCCTGCATACCTGGACACCTCTGTAGTTGCCACGGTGACCACAAAACCCCCTGGTCCTATACCTCTTTTTCCTGTAGATG TAAATGAGATATTATCTAAGGAGAGGACCGAGGGCCCTGCCAGTCCACATGAAATCAAGAACAGCAAag CTGCTTCACTTCAGCAGAGGTCACAAATAGAGGAACTCCGTAAATTTGGAAAGGAATTTAGG CTGCTGTCCAGCTCCTCTCCCTCTAGTTCTAGTACTTCCATTACAGCCAGTGATCATGCTCAACCAAGCCCCacccaaagcacacagacaGACCCCAGCCCATCCACAGTCTCACTCACAACTCCTCCACGTGAGCTTCCGTCTGATGAAATGACCAGAGAAACAAGTTCTGAAAGTTTGGCTGCATCATCCCCACCATCCAGCATGGCCAGTATCACTCCCACAGCTACGCCTGGTGGTTCCTCACAATCTTCAATTGCTGAAGGGCATATAACAGTTCACCCCCAACCTGCAAGAACCGCAGGCAAGGAGGATGGCAGGCCAGAGACTGTGGAGAGAGCCGAGGGTGTGACTGA gcaaataaaaaaatccacacTAAACCCGAATGCCAAAGAATTTAATCCTGCTAAGGCCCCCCTCAGTTTG GTGAAGCCCTCGGCAACCCCCACACCCCCTCGACCTACACCTCCAAGCCCCTCAGTGGTGCTACCTCCTGCAGGGCAAGGAGCCATCTATAGTCCTCAGTATCTAAGCTATGTCTCAACCATACCGATACAGGGTCATTCCGTacag GCTCCTCAAATGTACCAGTATACTGTGTCTACCATGAGCCAGGGCAAATACCCCAGAGCTAAAG GCTCAGTGGTTGCACCACGAACAGACCACAACTCATCAGCGCCTCCTATGATCCAGACAGCAGCTTCTGCTGCAGGTCCTCCCCTAGTGGCTTCTCCTTACCCACAGTCCTACCTGCAGTATGGTCAGGTTATTCCTGCTATGCCCCACTACCCTGGACAG CCCATGTACTCCATGATTCAGAGTGGAGCACGCATGCTAACTTCAGGGGGACATCCACAATCACTGGGGCCCCCTGGTCCTCAATACCCCGGCCAGACTGAGGGTCCTCCAGGAGCCCAACAAG CACCTCAGTCATTCTCTCATCACTCAGGCTCCATGCATCCTCCTCAGCCTTCAAGCACTCCAACTGGGAGCCAACCACCCCCACAACACCCTGCCCCCAGCCCGGGACAG tCCGGACAGTCAGGTCCACAGCCCCAGACTCTGTACCATTCAGCTCCCCTGTCAGCTCCTACTCCCCCTAACATGCCTCCAGGCCACAGCTCTCCCCAAGCCTCCTACCCTATTCAGGGTTATAGTTTAACAGGCCACCAGCCATTACCCCACCCCTACTCTTCCATTGGACAGTTAACACAG GCTCATGTAACAGGAGCTCTGTCAGGTCCCCATCACTCTGGGGGTCATGGTCCTCCTCCTATGATGCTACTTCAtgctcctcctccacctcagcaAGGTTCTGGCCCTGGCCCCCAGCACCCCTCTCATGCACCTCCACCGCCTCAGCAAGGATCTCATCAGCCCTACTCCTACATCGGACACCCCCAGG CCGTGCAGGTGCAACCCCACCCTTCCCAGCAACTGCCCTTCCACCCTACTGGAAACTGA